The following proteins are co-located in the Triticum aestivum cultivar Chinese Spring chromosome 1A, IWGSC CS RefSeq v2.1, whole genome shotgun sequence genome:
- the LOC123054788 gene encoding rhomboid-like protein 14, mitochondrial, which yields MGAGMSGGRRRGAGVGWGSGPSSGMLPLLALQVILEYGRAGASRPPVTAALIAANALVYLRPGALDAFLPPLSRVAFNPHLIIQYGDLTRFFLSAFYHLSETHFFYNMTSLLWKGIQLETSMGSVEFASMVTALLGLSQGFTLLLSKGLLLLGNETAYYDQYAVGFSGVLFGMKIVLNAWSDDYVFLHGMVIPAKYAAWAELLLIQAFIPGTSFIGHLSGILAGLAYLWIKRSYSGPDPLSLLISGIANVVSWPVKFAQRLLRPGRRQGGRVGRRAARESGRGMWRCAACTFDNSPSVDICEMCNSMREDRVFPNRQHLQDGGSSDLSVDEIRRRRLQRFDR from the exons ATGGGGGCGGGCATgagcggtggccggcgacggggcgCCGGCGTCGGCTGGGGCAGCGGCCCGTCGAGCGGGATGCTGCCGCTTCTGGCCCTGCAGGTGATTCTCGAGTACGGCCGCGCCGGCGCCAGCCGCCCGCCCGTGACGGCGGCGCTCATCGCCGCCAACGCGCTGGTGTACCTCCGCCCGGGCGCCCTCGACGCGTTCCTCCCGCCGCTCTCCCGCGTCGCCTTCAACCCGCACCTCATCATCCAG TACGGCGACCTGACGCGCTTCTTCCTGTCAGCTTTCTACCACCTGAGTGAAACCCACTTCTTCTACAACATGACGTCTCTCTTGTGGAAGGGCATACAGCTTGAAACATCAATGGGCAGTGTTGAGTTTGCTTCTATGGTCACTGCCTTGCTTGGCCTGTCTCAGGGCTTCACACTGCTCTTGTCCAAAGGTCTACTCCTTCTCGGCAATGAGACTGCGTATTACGATCAATATGCCGTTGGATTCTCCGGGGTGCTGTTTGGTATGAAGATTGTGCTGAATGCCTGGTCAGATGATTATGTCTTCCTGCATGGGATGGTCATTCCAGCAAAGTATGCTGCGTGGGCTGAACTGCTCCTCATACAGGCCTTCATTCCCGGGACGTCCTTCATTGGCCATCTTAGCGGGATTCTTGCTGGTCTAGCCTATCTTTGGATAAAGCGATCATACTCCGGGCCGGACCCGCTTTCTCTTCTGATCTCGGGCATTGCAAATGTTGTAAGTTGGCCGGTGAAATTCGCTCAGAGGCTCCTGAGGCCTGGTCGTCGTCAGGGGGGCAGAGTTGGGCGCCGCGCAGCAAGAGAGAGCGGCAGAGGCATGTGGAGATGCGCGGCCTGCACTTTTGACAACTCGCCTTCGGTAGATATCTGTGAGATGTGCAACAGCATGCGTGAGGATCGTGTTTTTCCCAACAGACAGCATCTCCAGGATGGGGGAAGCAGTGACCTCTCGGTTGATGAGATACGCCGTAGGAGGCTGCAAAGGTTTGACAGATGA